Proteins encoded within one genomic window of Humulus lupulus chromosome 1, drHumLupu1.1, whole genome shotgun sequence:
- the LOC133830737 gene encoding polyphenol oxidase, chloroplastic-like, producing MVANDKNAQLFLGAPYRAGDETDPGPDSLEVIPHGSVHLWTGDSTQPNFENMGNFYSATRGPVFFAHHSNIDRLWSVWKTLGGKRRDFTDLDWLNADFLFYDDPASLGQGLRLPRHEKARVRLPKC from the coding sequence ATGGTAGCAAACGACAAAAATGCGCAGCTGTTTCTCGGTGCGCCTTATAGGGCCGGAGACGAGACCGATCCTGGACCAGATTCACTGGAAGTCATTCCTCATGGATCAGTCCACCTGTGGACCGGTGATAGCACCCAGCCCAACTTCGAGAACATGGGAAACTTCTACTCGGCTACTCGTGGTCCAGTATTCTTTGCCCACCACTCGAACATTGACCGATTGTGGAGTGTGTGGAAAACCCTTGGAGGAAAAAGAAGAGATTTCACTGACCTGGATTGGCTCAACGCCGACTTTTTGTTCTACGACGATCCAGCTAGTTTGGGTCAAGGTCTGAGACTGCCTCGACATGAGAAAGCTCGAGTACGTCTACCAAAATGTTGA